The stretch of DNA TCGGCCGGCTCGACATGTCCGTCGCCGGCCTGTTCCTGGGTCGCTTCGCCCATGACCCGAAAGCGCTGAAAACCATCCTGGACGAGACCACCGCGCGGCTGGGGCTGCCCGGCCCTGCAGAAGGCACGCCATGACCTCAATTATCGGACTGAGCTGTGCTATCGGAGCTATCGGACTGAGCCGTGCGACGAGAAACCCGCGAAGGGTCAGGAAATCTGCAGCCCCCCGTTGATATCGTAGGTGGAGGCCGTGATGAAGCCGGCGTCCTCGCCGAGGAGGAACACCATCAGGGCTGCGATGTCCCGCACGGTCCCCACGCGGCCGACCAGGATGTCCGCAGCCATGTCTGCCTTGCGCTCCTCAGTCAGCGTGCCACCCATGATGTCGGTGTCCACGGGTCCGGGAGCCACGCAGTTGACGGTGATTCCGTGCTGGCCCATTTCCCGGGCCAAGGCTCGGGTAAAGCCGATGATGGCCGCCTTCGAGGCGCTGTAAGCCACCTTGGAATAGGTGCCGCCACCGCGCTGCGCGGAAATGGACGAGACACTCACGATCCTCCCGAGCTTCCGCTCAATCATGCCCCGGAGCACGCGCTGAGTAACCAGGAATGTACCTGTCATGTTGATCTTGAATACCCGCTCCCAGCCCTCGAGCGTCTCGTCCATGAACTCCGTCGGTGAACTGATGCCCGCCAGGTTGACCAGGCCTACGATTGGCGGCAGCGCGGCCTCGACCTCGTCAATGGCGGCGTTGACCGTCGCCTGGTCGGAGACGTCCGCGCCTACCCCGATCGCCGGGACCCTGTAAACGTCCGCGATTTCTTCGGCGGCCTTCCGCGCCGAGTCGCCGTCGATATCCAGGATCGCCACCGCCCAGCCTTGGCTCGCGAGCATTTCCGCCGTTGCCCGGCCGATACCGCGCGGCGATGCGGCACCCGTCAGCACCGCAGTCCGCTCGGCCGGAAACGTTTGTGAAGGAGTCATGTCCAGTTGGCCTCTCGTAGCATGGTTGTCAATTCCTGGTGTCGAAATCGTCGGCAGCGACAGCTTCCTCACCGACCGCGGCCGGCGTGCCCGGCTTTACATGTCCCTCCGCGCGGTGGCGCGCGTAGAGGAAGGTGGCGACGGCGGTGATGGCAAGACAGGCGGCGAGGAACACCAGGCCGGACCGGTTGTCTCCGGTGGCGTCGTTGAACAGCCCTACGGCGTAGGGAGCAACGAAGCCGCCCAGGTTGCCGAGCGAGTTCACCATGGCAAGTCCGGCTGCCGCGGCAGCGCCGACCAGGGCCGTCGAGGGCATGGCGAGGAACGGGGCGATGGCGGAGTAGATGCCCATGGCCGCCAGCGTCAGGGCCATCATGGCCAGGACCGCGTTGACCTGGACCAGGTATCCGGCGGCCAGCAAACCAACGGCGGCCATGACCATGCTGATGCTCGCATGCATGACCCGGTTGCCGGTGCGGTCAGAGCGCCGGCTCCAGAAGTACACGAAGACGGCGGCAATCGTGTACGGGATGGCAACGATGAAGCCGACTTGCGTAGTGGTGAATTTGCCCAGTGCGGCGACGATGGTAGGCATCCACAGGCCGAGGCCGTAGATGCCGCAGACCAGTCCGAAGTACAGCGCGGAGTAGGCGATGGTCCGCGAGTCCTTGAGGCCTGCGAGGAAGTGGTGGGGCTGGCCCTTCTGCTTGTGTGCCAGCTCATCGTCCATGGTCTTGGTCAGCCATTCCCGCTCATCGTCCGCCAGCCAATGCGCATGGCTGGGGCGGTCGGTCATCAGGAACGGGGTCAGGAGGCCGAGGAGGATGGCCGGGACGCCTTCAATGATGTAGAGCCATTGCCAGCCTTGGAGGCCCAGAATGCCGTCCATCTGCAGCAATAGGCCCGAGACCGGGGCGCCCAGGGCATTGGACACGGGCTGGGCGAGGATGAAGATGCCCAGCACCGTGACGCGCTGGGCGGCAGGGAACCACAGCGTCAGGAAGAACAGGATGGCAGGGAAGAACCCCGCCTCAGCGGCACCCAACAGGAACCGGATGACGTAGAAGGTTACCTCGCCATTGACCAGCGCCATGGCCGTGGCAAAGATGCCCCAAGAGATGAGGATCCGGGCGATCCATTTACGGGCGCCAAACTTGTACATGCCGCCGTTGCTCGGGATTTCCAGCAAGGCGTAGCCGAGGAAAAAGATGCCTGCGCCGAGGCCATAGGCAGAGGCACTGAGGCCGATATCCTCGCTCATGGTCAGCTTTGCGAAGCCGACGTTGTTCCGGTCCAGGTAAGCGATGAAGTAAAGCAGGACGACCAGGGGCATAAGGCGGTTGCGGACCTTGCGCAGCGTCCGCTGGCCCAGCTCGTCAAGTTGATTGGCAGGATTCATTGACGTCATCATGCACCTCGCTGTGAGTAACGATCCCGCCCGGTTCCGCAGCGGAACAATACATATTTACCACTGAGAAACGCAATAGTCACCATACTTAGCATCTTCAGTTTGCGATTATTGCCGGGCAGCACTTCCCATCAAGCAGGTTTTAGTTGATGGGTGCGGGTCCGAGTTCTTCGAGGAGCTTTTGCATGGCGACGTAGGCCTTGTTGCGGTAGGCGACCAGTTCGGGGGTGCGCTCTGCCGGGACGTTGAGGAAGCCGGATCCGGTTTTGGTGCCGAGCTTTCCGGCCTCAACCAGGTCCGTGAGGATTTTCGGAGTCGCGAAGCGTTCCGGGAAGTCGGTCTGCAGGGATTTGTAGCAGAAGTTGTAGACGTCCAGGCCGGCCATGTCGGCGATCGCGAACGGGCCGAAGAACGGCAGCCGGAAACCGAAGGTGGTACGGACCAGGGTGTCGACGTCTTCCGCGGTCGCGATGCCCTGTTCCACCAGCTGGGCAGCCTCGTGGAAGAGGGCGTACTGCAGCCGGTTGAGCACGAACCCGGTGACGTCCTTGACCACGGCGGTCTGCTTCTTGGCGGCGTGAACCAGGTCCCGGACGGTCGCGACCGTTGCCGCGGAGGTCCCGGCGTGCGGGATGATCTCCACGCCAGGAATGAACGGGGACGGGTTGGAAAAATGCACGCCCAGGAACCGTTCCGGGTTGGTGACCGGTTGTGAGAGCTCAGCGATGGAGATGGTGGAGGTGTTGGAGCCGATGATCGCGTCAGCACGGGCGGCGGCGCTGATGCGGGCCAGGGTGTCGTGCTTGATGGCGATGACCTCGGGGACGGCTTCTTCAATGAAGCCGGCGTCCGCCACGGCTTCCTCGATATCCGTGGCGGCCCAGAGGTTTTGCCGCAGGGTCTCGGTGGCGCCCGCGGGGAACAGGCCGTCGGTTACGAACTGGTCGGATTCGGTGAGCAGCCGCTCGTAGTTCTGCCGGGCCACCTCGGCCGACACGTCCGCCAGTGCCACCCGGGCGCCGCCAAGCGCCAGTACCTGGGCGATCCCGCCGCCCATGTAGCCGGACCCGACCACCGCGATCTTGCCTGGGTTTTTGGGTGTTTCCGTCATGGCCAGTCACTCTCCAATCAGTCGGATTCGTAGGAGTGGATGGCGTCCACCTTGGCCGCGGAGGCCGAGCTTTCATCGAAGCGGTAGCTGAGCCACTCGCCCACGAGCTTCTTGGCAAGTTCCAGGCCGATGACCCGCTGGCCCATGGTGAGGACCTGGGCATTGTTGCTCAGGACCGAGCGTTCCACGGAGTAGCTGTCGTGCGCGGTGACGGCCCGGATGCCGGGGACCTTGTTGGCCGCGATAGCCACCCCCAGGCCCGTGCCGCAAACCAGCAGCGCCCGGTCGGCTTCGCCGTCGGCCACCTTCCGGGCGGCGTTGACCGCCAGATGCGGGTAGGCGGTGGAGTCGTTGGCGTCGACCCCGATGTCCACCACGGAGGCAACGCGCGGATCGGCTTCAAGCAGCGCCTTCAGGGCGTTTTTATATTCAACGCCCGCCTCATCGTTGCCGATTACGATGCGCCAACCTTCGGTGTCAGTCATTATGTACTCCCTTACCGGCCGTTGTGGCCTCGTCCGATGTTGCAGGTTCTGGCCTGGTCAGTTCCCTCTTGATGTGTTGCGCGACCCGTTCGCTGATGAGTCCGAACGAGACCGCGCCGGGGTCAGGGTGCCCAAGGCTCTTTTCCGCGAGGGGCCGGGCGCGGCCCTTGAGCGGGCGGAGATCAGCAGTCCGGTCGGCGGCTGTCCGTGCAGCGGCGGCAGCGGCGGCGAGGGCATCAGCCAAGGAGGTGCCGCCGTCGAGCTCGCCCAGCAAGGTGTCCCGGAAGGGCAGGAGGGCGTCCACCATGGTCTTGTCCCCGGGTTCGGCCTTGCCCAGTTCGGTGATCGCACTCACGAAAGCCTTCACCGCGGCGGCCGCATCCCCGGCCGAGTAGGACTCCCGGTTGCCCAGCGCCAGGCCCGCGGCGATGACCGCCGATCCCCAGAGCGCTCCCGAGGTTCCGCCGGCCCGTTCGCTCCAGGCCTCCCCGGCGGCGGTCAGGACCCGTTCAACCGATGCCCCGGTTGCCGCCTTCCGCTGTCCGGCCTCGAGGGCCGCGTCCACGCCGCGGCGCATACCGATGCCATGGTCCCCGTCGCCGGCGATGGCATCGAGGTTGCCCAGTTCCTCTTCGTACTCGACGACGACGTCCCGCACCCGGGCGAGCACGGCCGCCGCCTGCTGCCCGATCGCTGCCGCTGCGGAGGTGGTGTCCTCGGCCGCCTCGGACGCGGCGGCTTCCGGGCCGGCAAGTTCCCGGCGGGCGCGGGGTGCCGTGTTGCCCTTGCGGAACGCCGGGGTGTCGGCCGGGGCGGCCCAGTACTGTTCGAGTTCCTCGTCGAGCCAGAGCAGGGTCAGGGAGAGCCCGGACATGTCCAGGCTGGTGACGAGTTCGCCGCATTCGGGCTCCACTATGGTCAGTCCGGCGGCACTGAGGAGCTTCTCAATCTTGCCGAAGAGCAGAAACAGCTCGTCGTACTTGACCGTACCGAGACCGTTGACGATGGCGACCACGCGGCTGCCGGCGTCCTCCGGCTTGTCCTCCAGAAGCTTGGAAACAAGCAGCCCGGCCAGCTCCGAGGCGGTCGGCATCGGGTGTTCGGAGACGCCCGGCTCGCCATGGATGCCCAGGCCGAGTGACATCTGGCCCTCCGGGACGCTGAACAGCGGCGCGTCCGAGCCCGGCAGGGTGCACCCCCCGAACGCCACCCCGAGTGAACGGGTGCGGTGGTTGGTCCGGACCGCGAGGCGCTCCACCTCGTCCAGGTTGAGGCCAGCTTCGGCGGCGGCGCCGGCGATCTTGAAGACGGTAAGGTCCCCGGCGATGCCGCGGCGCTTTTCGATCTGCTCCAGCGGTGCGCTGGCGATGTCGTCGGTGACCAGGACGGTGCGGGTCTCGATCCCTTCGGCGTTCAGGCGCAGCTGGGCCTGGCCGAAGTGCAGCACGTCCCCGGCGTAGTTGCCGTAGCTCAGCAGCACACCGCCGCCGGCGTTTGCGGCTTTCGCCACCCGGTAGACCTGCCCGGCCGCTGGTGAGGCGAAGATATTCCCGCAGGCCGCGGCGGCGGCCAGGCCCGGACCCACGAGCCCCGCGAACGCCGGGTAGTGGCCGGAGCCGCCGCCGATCACCAGGGCGACCTGCCCGGCGGGAACCTCGGTGGCGCGGACTACGCCGCCGTCCACCCGGGCGACATGGCCGGGGTAGGCCGCGACGAAGCCGTCCAGTGCCTCATCCGCGAACTCAGCGGGATTATCGAAAATCTGCGTCATGATTCCTCATCGAATCCGTGTTGGATTATTAGTTTCCGGTACGGGGTCCGCGCCGCGCGGGGGCCCGCCATCTGTTCAGGAGCCGGCCAGTCTGGCGCCGGCGCCGGCGGGCTGCTGCCGGCCCTGCGCCACCTTGCTCGTCCCCAGGGCATAGCCGTCGGTCTTCGGCAGGACGTGGCGGCGCAGGTAGTCCTGGTTGCTGGCCGTAACCGACAGGCCGTCGCCGCCGTAGTGCTCCGTGCACAGAATCCCCTGGAAGCCCACGGAGATCGCCATCTTGAATGCCTCGCGATAGTTGATCAGGCCGTATTCCATCGGGGCCGGCATGGCAACGTAGCTGTCCCGGGCCACGTCCTCATCACGGATGTAGTTCTTCATATGCCAGTAGTTCGAGTAGGGCAGGGTCTTGGCCAGCAGTTCGCGCCAGTCTTCGATCGGCCGGTGCAGGCGGACAAGATTTCCGATGTCAGGGTTCAGCCCGACGTTGTCCAGTCCAATATCCTCCACCAGCTGCACGGACGAGTTCCCAGTGCCAAGGTAGGTGTCCTCGTACATCTCCAGCGAGAGCAGGACCCCCACCTCGGCCGCGTGCCGGCCGAGGTCGCGGAAACGCAGCACCGCGTTGTCCCAGGCTTCCTTGTCGTCCACCGGATCCTTGTAACCTTCAACCGTCCAGAACCAGAGGTGCTTTTGCTGCTCCGGGGTGATCGCCTGGTGCAGTCCAAACGAAACCACTTCGCAACCGAGTTCAGCCGCGGCGTCGATGGTTCGATGGCTGTACTCAAGGTTGGCTGACCAGTTGCCTTTCTCGATCACGCTGCGGCGGATGGCCGAGATGACGGGAATGCCGATGCCAACGCTTTCGGCGGTCTGTTTGAACTCGGTCAGGCGTTCTTTGCTGAGATCGCCGGGACGAACCCAGCTGTCCGTGAGGTCGGCGTCGGCAAAGCCGGCTTCCTTGACTTCGGTGAAAACCTCCGCCCAGGCGGAAGCGTCAGCGTCGTTGATTGGTGTGCCTTGGGCGTCCGTTCCTGGAAACTGCAGGAGGGCCGCGGTGATCGGCCAATTTTCAGCTGTGTACGCCATTGGTTCTTCACTCCTTCGTGAATCCTGTTCCTGGAGGAACCGCCCCGGCAGAAAGCTGTCAAGGCGACAAGGACTGTCCCGGGACACTCAGAAACCTATCGGGACTGTTCCCGCTTTGGAAGGGGTCACCGGCTGCCCAGGCCATCCAGCTGTGGCGACGCACCCGAAGGTCCACTTATCCCTCGGTAAGTCCGGTGCGTTTAGCGGGGGCGATGACTTTGATGACGGCGGAGTCGTCGGCGGCGGCGAGGCCTTGGGCCTGGCCGAGGAGGTAAAGCTGTTCGGCGGCCGCGGCTACGGGGGTCGCGAGGCCGGCGGCGCGGGTGGCTTTGCCTACGATGCCCATGTCCTTGACGAAAATGTCCAGGCGGGACAGGACTTCAGCGCCGCCCTCGTTGTAGGCCTCCAGGATGCGGGGGCCGCGGTTGGAGAGCATGAACGAGCCGGCGGCACCCGCTTCGAGGGCGGCGAGGGTCTTGGCCTGGTCAAGGCCCAGTGCGTCAGCCAGGGCCATGGCTTCTGCGGCGGCCGCGATGTGGACGCCGCAGAGGAGCTGGTTGACGGTCTTGAGGGCCTGGCCGTCGCCGGGCTTGTTGCCGACGACGGTCAGGGTGGAAGCCAGGAGTTCCAGGACCGGGCGGGCGCTGTCCAGGGCGGCGGGGTCGGAGCCGACGACGATCAGCAGGTCTCCTTCGCCGGCGCGCTTGGGGCCGCCGGAGAGCGGCGCGTCAACGAGGGAGACGCCGAGTTCGGCGAGGCGGGCCACAGTCGGGGGGATCGCGTCGGTGCCGACGGTGCTGCCAAGGATCACGACGGCGCCGGGTTTGAGCACGGCCGCGACGCCGGTGGCGCCGAAGAGGACCTCGTTGAGCTGTTCGGCGTTGCGGACCGCGAGCAGCAGGGCATCGGCGCCCCGGGCCGCGTCCCTGGCCGAGGTGAAGGTCCGGATGCCTGCCTCCTCCGCGAGTTTCAGGCGCGGTTCGGCGATGTCGAAGCCGTGGACGGTGAGCCGGGTGGCGAGGCGGGCCGCCATCGGCAGGCCCATCGCGCCCAGGCCAAGGACGGTGACTGTGTACTGTGCGGTCATGGTGTTCTCCAGTGAAGGCATCGTTTCAGGTGGTGGGGCCTAAAAGGTGTTGCTGAGTTTGCGCGTGACCTGGACCAAGGACTGGTCATCACCCACGTTGCCAGCGAAGACGACGAACGGGATGCCCTTGGCGGGGCCGTCCACCGGCTCCCAGAGGCTCACGATGCCCGGCAGCATGGGCCCTCGGACCATCGCATGCCGGATCTCCAGTCCATGGGCCGCGACGTCGGAGGAAGTGATGCCGCCCTTGGCGATGACGAACCGGGGCGGGAAAGTCTTGAGCGTGCGGTTTACCACGGAGACGACGGCGGCAGAGACAGTGCGTGCGATCCGCAGGCTTTCGACAGTGTCATCGGTCCTGATCAGCAGGCGGCTCGTGTGCAGGATCACGTCCCCGCCGTGCAGGGCAGCGGTGACCTCATCGACGCACCGGTCCAGGTAGGCGTCCGCGTCCGCGCGGAGCAGTTCCGCAACATCAATCTCTACGATCCGGGCCGCGGCGTGCTGGTCGGTAAGGGCCTTCAGCTGGCGGGTCGTAACGCCCACGTGCGAGCCCACCACGATCAGGCCGCCGGCCTCGGACGGGGTATGGCCGGCGTAGGCTTCCGCGCCGCTGAGCTCGGGCCGGATCTCCTGCCCGATCCGGGCCCGGACGAACGGCGGACCTACCCGGTAGAGGAGGTTCTTGCCGCGGCGTTCTGCTTCCTCCAGTCCCAGGGCCAGGGCGCGCAGATCATTCTCGGTCACAATGTCCGCCACGATCGGGGTGGACTCCGTCGCCGCGCCGATCGCGTCCGCGATCGCCCGGGCCGAACGCTCCGGATCCGCAGGAACACCGTCTGTCCCGGCCCCGGCCCGGACGATGTCCAGACCCAGCACGATCACCGACGCTGCCGGGAAACGGCCGCGGGACTTCTCCTCCACATACCGGGCCATCTCGGAGCTGGCGAACCCGAAGCTGGCATCACGGGCAAACTCCGTCTCCGCGACCGGGATCAGCTCTCCCGCCGCGGCACCGGTCCCGCGCATGTAATGCACACCGCCGATCGTCACCCTGCCCGCGTCCGGGAACGCCGGCACGATCACCACCCCGTCGGTCACCTCACCGCTGACCGCGGCGACCGTTGAGGCAATAACATCGGGCTCCAACGGAAAGTGCCCCCGCAAGGTCGAATCACTCCGGCTCACAAAACCCACCTTCAGCGGGACAGCCCCCGCGCCGGAGGCGGTGCCGGATCCGGTGGCGCCGGCCGCCGCCGTCAGGGCGTTCCGGACGACCTCCTCATTCCGGGCGGCGGCCTCCGCCGGATCAAGGCTGCGCGTGTTCGTAAGCACATACACTGCAGGCTTGCCCTGCCCAAAAGCCCATTCGAAGTCCGCCACTTCCCACCGCGTCAACACCGGCAAATCGGCCACCGACTGGGTACCCGTCGGATCATCATCCAAGACCACCAGAATCCGGAAAATCTCCGCGGAGGACCCCGCTACTTTACGGGCTACCAGCGTGGCGGGAACCTGGACTTCGGGCGGAAAAGAGGCCAGCAACTCTGCTTCTATGGGCACTTTGAACTCCGATATGGGGGAACGATTGGCTCAATTGCCTTTGTAAGTTTCCTGACCTAGGGGCTCGTTGCCCTGTGGCACGCATCACCGTGATCCTTCAGCAAAATATTCCTTTAAAGGGCCGGGGGCACCAGGGTGGAGCAAAATCGGGCGGGAATCTTGTCGGTGCTGTTTCCGGCCAGCTGACACTTCATACTCCCGTGACCGCCGAAGGTGCCGATAACCCATGTTCCGGCCGACGATGTGCCCCTTGGGCAACAGCTTGAATTACGTCAACAAATTGGGTCTTTTTGATCCACCGCGTCGCGCCTACCGTGGGACAACACGGGACGGCCAAACCGGGCTGCCGAAGTACGGAGGGTCTTAAAGATGACATCGCACGTCGCAGACTGCAGCGTAACCAACTGTTCCTTCAATGACCATACAAACTGCAACGCCGCCGCCATCACCGTCAGCGGCGCCGAAAACCACGCCAGCTGCGCAACGTTCATTGACACCGGCATGCACGGCGGCCTCCCCAAGGTGCTGGCCGACGTCGGAGCCTGCCAGCGCAGCGAATGCGTCCACAACGACCACCTGATGTGCCAGGCACCGGAAGTCCATGTGGGTCCCGGCGCGGACAACGCCGACTGCCTCACCTACGCCCACAGCTAAGCTTCCCGCCCCGTGGTTGAGCCTGTCGAAACCTTGGCGGGCCCAACCACCGGCGCTTTTGCGTGTCCGGGCTACTCTGCCGGCGCCCACAGCGTGCAGTTGATCGCGTCCGCCACCACGTCCTGCAGCTCGCCGGTGCGGTGCAGCACTTCCAACTGGCGGACAGCACCGGTACCAGCAGCCAGCAGATCATCAATCAGTGCTTCCACCCGGTCAAGGTCCCCGCTGTCCTCCAGCGCAGGACGGATGTGATTCAACAAGGTATTCACGACGGCGAGCGCCGAGGAAGGGCGGCTGGTGAGCGGATCCAGCAGCTCGCCGCGCAGTCCCCACCGGCTGGCCTTCCAGCCGGCCAGGCGGAGCAGTGCCGCCGGCACAGCCACGGGTTCGATGCCGTCCCGCCACTCCCGGGCTGCGGTCTCCACCAGCCCGCGGACAATACCGGCAAGCAGCACGGTGTTCTCCGGCCGCAGGCAAACATCGGCTATCCGGACTTCAACGGTGGGATAGTGCCGCGACAGCCTCGCGTCGAAGTAGATCATGCCCTCGTCCAGAGCCACGCCAGTGCTGATCATGTCGTGCACGAGCTGGTGGTAGGCGTCCGGGGAACCGAGGATCTCCAAGGGTCCGGCGGACGGCCACCGGTTCCACACCTGCGAGCGGTAGCTGGCATAGCCGGTTTCTTTTCCATGCCAAAAGGGGGAGTTGGCGCTCAGGGCGATCAGCACCGGCAGCCAGATGCGGATCCGGTCCAGCACGCCCACGGCCTCTTCCGCCGACTCCACAGAGACATGGATGTGGCAGCCACAGGTGAGCTGTTCCCTCGCGGTGAGCCCGTACTCTTCGGTCATGGCCATGAAGCGGCGCAGCTGCACCGGATGGGGATCGGCGGGAAGTGGGGACGTGGCCAGGGCGGCTACCCGAACGCCCACGTCCTGTGCCGCCCTGTCCGCGATGGCCCTTCCCCGAATGATGTCCGCTTCCAGTGCGGCCATGGTGGCGTGCGGAGGAGTGACTACCTCGATCATTTCCTGCTGGAATTCTGCGGTCAGGACTGGACCGGAAGCGGAGTCCATCGGACGGACGTACAGGTCCCACAGCGCGCCGGCCACAGGCACTGCCT from Pseudarthrobacter siccitolerans encodes:
- a CDS encoding NAD(P)-dependent oxidoreductase, which codes for MTAQYTVTVLGLGAMGLPMAARLATRLTVHGFDIAEPRLKLAEEAGIRTFTSARDAARGADALLLAVRNAEQLNEVLFGATGVAAVLKPGAVVILGSTVGTDAIPPTVARLAELGVSLVDAPLSGGPKRAGEGDLLIVVGSDPAALDSARPVLELLASTLTVVGNKPGDGQALKTVNQLLCGVHIAAAAEAMALADALGLDQAKTLAALEAGAAGSFMLSNRGPRILEAYNEGGAEVLSRLDIFVKDMGIVGKATRAAGLATPVAAAAEQLYLLGQAQGLAAADDSAVIKVIAPAKRTGLTEG
- a CDS encoding carboxylate-amine ligase — encoded protein: MDGSGTEDATAEAGSVLDAGRRDTEGALRTFGVEEELLLVDPGTGEAVPVAGALWDLYVRPMDSASGPVLTAEFQQEMIEVVTPPHATMAALEADIIRGRAIADRAAQDVGVRVAALATSPLPADPHPVQLRRFMAMTEEYGLTAREQLTCGCHIHVSVESAEEAVGVLDRIRIWLPVLIALSANSPFWHGKETGYASYRSQVWNRWPSAGPLEILGSPDAYHQLVHDMISTGVALDEGMIYFDARLSRHYPTVEVRIADVCLRPENTVLLAGIVRGLVETAAREWRDGIEPVAVPAALLRLAGWKASRWGLRGELLDPLTSRPSSALAVVNTLLNHIRPALEDSGDLDRVEALIDDLLAAGTGAVRQLEVLHRTGELQDVVADAINCTLWAPAE
- a CDS encoding sugar phosphate isomerase/epimerase family protein, with the protein product MAYTAENWPITAALLQFPGTDAQGTPINDADASAWAEVFTEVKEAGFADADLTDSWVRPGDLSKERLTEFKQTAESVGIGIPVISAIRRSVIEKGNWSANLEYSHRTIDAAAELGCEVVSFGLHQAITPEQQKHLWFWTVEGYKDPVDDKEAWDNAVLRFRDLGRHAAEVGVLLSLEMYEDTYLGTGNSSVQLVEDIGLDNVGLNPDIGNLVRLHRPIEDWRELLAKTLPYSNYWHMKNYIRDEDVARDSYVAMPAPMEYGLINYREAFKMAISVGFQGILCTEHYGGDGLSVTASNQDYLRRHVLPKTDGYALGTSKVAQGRQQPAGAGARLAGS
- a CDS encoding four-carbon acid sugar kinase family protein; this translates as MPIEAELLASFPPEVQVPATLVARKVAGSSAEIFRILVVLDDDPTGTQSVADLPVLTRWEVADFEWAFGQGKPAVYVLTNTRSLDPAEAAARNEEVVRNALTAAAGATGSGTASGAGAVPLKVGFVSRSDSTLRGHFPLEPDVIASTVAAVSGEVTDGVVIVPAFPDAGRVTIGGVHYMRGTGAAAGELIPVAETEFARDASFGFASSEMARYVEEKSRGRFPAASVIVLGLDIVRAGAGTDGVPADPERSARAIADAIGAATESTPIVADIVTENDLRALALGLEEAERRGKNLLYRVGPPFVRARIGQEIRPELSGAEAYAGHTPSEAGGLIVVGSHVGVTTRQLKALTDQHAAARIVEIDVAELLRADADAYLDRCVDEVTAALHGGDVILHTSRLLIRTDDTVESLRIARTVSAAVVSVVNRTLKTFPPRFVIAKGGITSSDVAAHGLEIRHAMVRGPMLPGIVSLWEPVDGPAKGIPFVVFAGNVGDDQSLVQVTRKLSNTF
- a CDS encoding SDR family NAD(P)-dependent oxidoreductase, producing MTPSQTFPAERTAVLTGAASPRGIGRATAEMLASQGWAVAILDIDGDSARKAAEEIADVYRVPAIGVGADVSDQATVNAAIDEVEAALPPIVGLVNLAGISSPTEFMDETLEGWERVFKINMTGTFLVTQRVLRGMIERKLGRIVSVSSISAQRGGGTYSKVAYSASKAAIIGFTRALAREMGQHGITVNCVAPGPVDTDIMGGTLTEERKADMAADILVGRVGTVRDIAALMVFLLGEDAGFITASTYDINGGLQIS
- a CDS encoding 3-hydroxyacyl-CoA dehydrogenase family protein gives rise to the protein MTETPKNPGKIAVVGSGYMGGGIAQVLALGGARVALADVSAEVARQNYERLLTESDQFVTDGLFPAGATETLRQNLWAATDIEEAVADAGFIEEAVPEVIAIKHDTLARISAAARADAIIGSNTSTISIAELSQPVTNPERFLGVHFSNPSPFIPGVEIIPHAGTSAATVATVRDLVHAAKKQTAVVKDVTGFVLNRLQYALFHEAAQLVEQGIATAEDVDTLVRTTFGFRLPFFGPFAIADMAGLDVYNFCYKSLQTDFPERFATPKILTDLVEAGKLGTKTGSGFLNVPAERTPELVAYRNKAYVAMQKLLEELGPAPIN
- a CDS encoding DUF1540 domain-containing protein produces the protein MTSHVADCSVTNCSFNDHTNCNAAAITVSGAENHASCATFIDTGMHGGLPKVLADVGACQRSECVHNDHLMCQAPEVHVGPGADNADCLTYAHS
- a CDS encoding MFS transporter, which produces MTSMNPANQLDELGQRTLRKVRNRLMPLVVLLYFIAYLDRNNVGFAKLTMSEDIGLSASAYGLGAGIFFLGYALLEIPSNGGMYKFGARKWIARILISWGIFATAMALVNGEVTFYVIRFLLGAAEAGFFPAILFFLTLWFPAAQRVTVLGIFILAQPVSNALGAPVSGLLLQMDGILGLQGWQWLYIIEGVPAILLGLLTPFLMTDRPSHAHWLADDEREWLTKTMDDELAHKQKGQPHHFLAGLKDSRTIAYSALYFGLVCGIYGLGLWMPTIVAALGKFTTTQVGFIVAIPYTIAAVFVYFWSRRSDRTGNRVMHASISMVMAAVGLLAAGYLVQVNAVLAMMALTLAAMGIYSAIAPFLAMPSTALVGAAAAAGLAMVNSLGNLGGFVAPYAVGLFNDATGDNRSGLVFLAACLAITAVATFLYARHRAEGHVKPGTPAAVGEEAVAADDFDTRN
- a CDS encoding dihydroxyacetone kinase family protein → MTQIFDNPAEFADEALDGFVAAYPGHVARVDGGVVRATEVPAGQVALVIGGGSGHYPAFAGLVGPGLAAAAACGNIFASPAAGQVYRVAKAANAGGGVLLSYGNYAGDVLHFGQAQLRLNAEGIETRTVLVTDDIASAPLEQIEKRRGIAGDLTVFKIAGAAAEAGLNLDEVERLAVRTNHRTRSLGVAFGGCTLPGSDAPLFSVPEGQMSLGLGIHGEPGVSEHPMPTASELAGLLVSKLLEDKPEDAGSRVVAIVNGLGTVKYDELFLLFGKIEKLLSAAGLTIVEPECGELVTSLDMSGLSLTLLWLDEELEQYWAAPADTPAFRKGNTAPRARRELAGPEAAASEAAEDTTSAAAAIGQQAAAVLARVRDVVVEYEEELGNLDAIAGDGDHGIGMRRGVDAALEAGQRKAATGASVERVLTAAGEAWSERAGGTSGALWGSAVIAAGLALGNRESYSAGDAAAAVKAFVSAITELGKAEPGDKTMVDALLPFRDTLLGELDGGTSLADALAAAAAAARTAADRTADLRPLKGRARPLAEKSLGHPDPGAVSFGLISERVAQHIKRELTRPEPATSDEATTAGKGVHND
- a CDS encoding ribose-5-phosphate isomerase → MTDTEGWRIVIGNDEAGVEYKNALKALLEADPRVASVVDIGVDANDSTAYPHLAVNAARKVADGEADRALLVCGTGLGVAIAANKVPGIRAVTAHDSYSVERSVLSNNAQVLTMGQRVIGLELAKKLVGEWLSYRFDESSASAAKVDAIHSYESD